Below is a window of Leifsonia sp. NPDC080035 DNA.
ACGACGATGCCGGCGCGCTCCGCGGTGTTGCGGGAGGAGCTGACCGGGATGGCGAACTCGTCCGCGAGGTCGATCACCCGCTCCGCGCGGTCGGAGACCGCGTCCGAGATCGCCGCGACGCCGACCGCGGCCACCTCCTCCAGCGCGGCGGCGAGACGCGCCTGCGCGATCGGGTCCGGGTTCGACACCGTGAACGCCTTCGCGCCGTGGGCGGGCTCGATCACCTCGTCCCAGGTCTGCGTCGCCGCACCGGTGCCGCTCCAGCCGCTGAAGACCGGCGTCAGGTGGTCGATGGCGCGCTCGCTCAGGGCGAGGAAGCCGGTCCCCCAGCCCGCGCGCGTCCACTTCTGGCCGCCGGAGACGACGACGTCGGCCACCTCGTACGGGGCGTCGACGACACCGAAGCCCTGGATCGCGTCCACGATGAGCAGCCGGTCGCCGATCACCTGACGGATGCCGTCGATGTCGGCCAGGTAGCCGGTGCGCGAGTCGACCAGGCTGACCATCACGGCGCTGGTGCTGCCGGTGACCTGCTCGCGGATGTGCGCGGGCGTCACCGGTCCGCCGTCGGTGTCCAGCCAGGTCGGGGTGACGACGTGCATCGCCTGCGCGGCGCGCACGGCGGCGTAGGTCACGCTCGGGAACTCGGCGAGCGAGAGCAGGATCTCGCCGCCGGTCAGGCCGAAGGCGGCGTGCATGAGCCCGGAGGTGGCGTTCGGCTGGAACGCGATCTGCTCGTCGGGGAAGCCGGTGAGGGCGCTCACGGCGGAACGGACGCGCGCGTCCTCCGCGTGCATCCTCTCCACGGTGCCGAACCGGGCCTTGCCGAGGATGTCGTACTGGCCCGCGAGCTCCGCGCGCACCGCCCGCGACACCGGACCCACCCGGCCGTAGTCCAGGTACCCCGGCTCCTCGCCGAACCCGTGCGCGAACTCCTCGACATTCGTCATCCGAACCTCCCGTACCATCCTGCCGCACGCGGGAAGGCTCAGGAGCCGAAACGACGCTGGCGCCTGGAGTAGTCGCGCACGGCGCGCAGGAAGTCGACCTCGCGCAGGTCCGGACCGAGCGCCTCCACGAAGTAGAACTCGCTGTGCGCGCTCTGCCAGAGCATGAAGTCGCTCAGGCGCTGCTCCCCCGACGTGCGGATGACGAGGTCGGGATCCGGCTGGCCGCCGGTGTAGAGGTGCTCGCCGATCAGGTCCGGCGTGAGCAGGTCGGCGAGCGTCTCCAGGCTGCCGCCCTCTGCGTGGTGCGCGGCGACGATGCTGCGCATCGCGTCGGTGATCTCCTTGCGGCCGCCGTAGCCGACCGCGAGGTTGATGTGCATCCCGGTGTTCGCAGCGGTCCGGTCCTCCGCGCCGGTCAGCGCGGCGACGAGCGGCGCGGGCAGGCCCGCGGTGGAGCCGACGTGCTTGACGCGCCACTCCCGGTATCGGGAGAGGTCGTCGGCGAGCTCGGCGATGATCTCGATGAGGTCGGAGAGCTCGGTGCTCTCCCGGTTCGTCAGGTTGTCGGAGGAGAGCAGGTAAAGCGTGACGACCTGGATGCCGAGGTCGTCGCACCACTCGAGGAACTCGCGCATCTTCGCGGCCCCGGCCCGGTGCCCGTGCGCGACCGTGGTCATGCCTGCCTGGCGCGCCCAGCGCCGGTTGCCGTCGATGATCATCGCGACGTGGCGCG
It encodes the following:
- a CDS encoding aminotransferase class V-fold PLP-dependent enzyme codes for the protein MTNVEEFAHGFGEEPGYLDYGRVGPVSRAVRAELAGQYDILGKARFGTVERMHAEDARVRSAVSALTGFPDEQIAFQPNATSGLMHAAFGLTGGEILLSLAEFPSVTYAAVRAAQAMHVVTPTWLDTDGGPVTPAHIREQVTGSTSAVMVSLVDSRTGYLADIDGIRQVIGDRLLIVDAIQGFGVVDAPYEVADVVVSGGQKWTRAGWGTGFLALSERAIDHLTPVFSGWSGTGAATQTWDEVIEPAHGAKAFTVSNPDPIAQARLAAALEEVAAVGVAAISDAVSDRAERVIDLADEFAIPVSSSRNTAERAGIVVLEPRPEQLTALSASLFNHGVTASVRPTTVRVSVHAGTTEDTLEMLRAAFVSYASAV
- a CDS encoding isoprenyl transferase, with the translated sequence MSRRRTPLASGLLYGLYQKRLRRELTGLDTESLPRHVAMIIDGNRRWARQAGMTTVAHGHRAGAAKMREFLEWCDDLGIQVVTLYLLSSDNLTNRESTELSDLIEIIAELADDLSRYREWRVKHVGSTAGLPAPLVAALTGAEDRTAANTGMHINLAVGYGGRKEITDAMRSIVAAHHAEGGSLETLADLLTPDLIGEHLYTGGQPDPDLVIRTSGEQRLSDFMLWQSAHSEFYFVEALGPDLREVDFLRAVRDYSRRQRRFGS